A window of Corallococcus macrosporus DSM 14697 contains these coding sequences:
- a CDS encoding bifunctional acetate--CoA ligase family protein/GNAT family N-acetyltransferase, translating into MDTRAPGSSKTDPSYDVLHQQRTRLPLDVLFAPRSVAVVGATERPGSVGRTVLWNLISNPFGGTVYPINPKRPNVLGIKAWPSLSALPERVDLAVIVTPARAVPGVIQECAALGIRGAIILSAGFKESGAEGERLEQDILRVAQAAQVRVIGPNCLGVMRPPSGFNATFAGAMARPGNVAFISQSGALLTAILDWSLREAVGFSAFVSVGSMLDVGWGDVIDFLADDPMTRSILLYMESIGDARAFLSAAREVALTKPIIVIKAGRTAQAARAAASHTGSLTGSDEVLSAAFRRSGVLRVDSIADLFYMAETLARQPRPAGRRLTVLTNAGGPGVLATDALVSGGGELATLSASTRQALDAFLPPQWSHANPVDILGDADPERFAKALEVTGRDEGSDGLLVILTPQDMTEPTQTADRLKPYAKLHGKPVLASWMGGSEVAAGERILNDAGIPTFGYPDTAARIFNYMWSYTYNLAGLYETPALAGDVGLARDDARRWVDAARAAGRTLLTEFESKKLLAAYGIPTVETRLAVTEDAAVAEAAALGYPVVVKLHSLTVTHKSDVGGVRLDLPDADAVRDAFRDIRARLEALGQGRAFDGVTVQPMARLDGYELIVGSSVDAQFGPVLLFGSGGTLVEVFRDRALGLPPLNTTLARRLMEQTRIYEALKGVRGRPPVDLEALEQLLVHFSQLVVEQRFVKEVDINPLLASPERLLALDARVVLHPASVTEAELPKLAIEPYPQQYMAPFRLRSGEEVLLRPIRPEDEPRMAEFHRTLSEQTVFLRYAGLMQLSARVAHARLARICFNDYARELALVAERKDGELLGVGRLTRLRGTKDAEFAILISDPVQRQGLGAEMLTRLVDIGRDWGMARIVADILAGNRAMQSISRKLGFSILQHEELAPDMVKAVKVL; encoded by the coding sequence ATGGACACGCGCGCCCCTGGCTCCTCGAAGACGGACCCGTCCTACGACGTGCTCCACCAGCAGCGGACCCGGCTGCCGCTGGACGTGCTCTTCGCGCCGCGCAGCGTGGCGGTGGTGGGCGCCACGGAGCGGCCTGGCAGCGTGGGGCGCACCGTCCTGTGGAACCTCATCAGCAACCCCTTCGGCGGCACCGTCTACCCCATCAACCCGAAGCGGCCCAACGTGCTGGGCATCAAGGCGTGGCCGTCGCTGAGCGCCCTGCCGGAGCGGGTGGACCTGGCCGTCATCGTGACGCCCGCGCGGGCGGTGCCCGGCGTCATCCAGGAGTGCGCGGCGCTGGGCATCCGGGGCGCCATCATCCTCTCCGCGGGCTTCAAGGAGAGTGGGGCGGAGGGGGAGCGGCTGGAGCAGGACATCCTCCGCGTCGCCCAGGCGGCGCAGGTGCGCGTCATCGGCCCCAACTGCCTGGGGGTGATGCGCCCGCCCAGCGGCTTCAACGCGACGTTCGCCGGTGCCATGGCCCGGCCGGGCAACGTGGCCTTCATCAGCCAGAGCGGCGCGCTGCTCACGGCCATCCTGGACTGGAGCCTGCGCGAGGCGGTGGGCTTCAGCGCCTTCGTGTCGGTGGGCTCCATGCTGGACGTGGGCTGGGGGGACGTCATCGACTTCCTGGCGGACGACCCGATGACGCGCTCCATCCTGCTGTACATGGAGTCCATCGGCGACGCGCGGGCCTTCCTCTCCGCCGCGCGCGAGGTGGCGCTCACCAAGCCCATCATCGTCATCAAGGCAGGGCGCACGGCGCAGGCCGCGCGGGCCGCGGCGTCCCACACCGGCTCGCTCACGGGCAGCGACGAGGTGCTCAGCGCCGCCTTCCGCCGCTCCGGCGTGCTGCGCGTGGACTCCATCGCGGACCTCTTCTACATGGCGGAGACGCTGGCCCGCCAGCCGCGCCCGGCGGGCCGGCGCCTCACGGTGCTGACCAACGCGGGCGGCCCCGGCGTGCTGGCCACGGACGCGCTGGTGTCGGGCGGCGGGGAGCTGGCCACGCTCAGCGCCTCCACGCGCCAGGCGCTGGACGCCTTCCTCCCGCCGCAGTGGAGCCACGCCAACCCGGTGGACATCCTGGGCGACGCGGACCCGGAGCGCTTCGCCAAGGCGCTGGAGGTCACCGGCCGGGATGAAGGCAGTGACGGGTTGTTGGTCATCCTCACGCCGCAGGACATGACGGAGCCCACCCAGACGGCGGACCGCCTCAAGCCCTACGCGAAGCTGCACGGCAAGCCGGTGCTGGCGAGCTGGATGGGGGGCTCGGAGGTCGCGGCGGGGGAGCGCATCCTGAACGACGCGGGCATCCCCACCTTCGGCTATCCGGACACGGCGGCGCGCATCTTCAATTACATGTGGAGCTACACGTACAACCTGGCCGGGCTGTACGAAACGCCCGCGCTGGCGGGGGACGTGGGCCTGGCCCGCGACGACGCGCGCCGGTGGGTGGACGCGGCGCGCGCGGCGGGCCGGACGTTGCTGACGGAGTTCGAGTCCAAGAAGCTGCTCGCCGCGTACGGCATCCCCACGGTGGAGACGCGGCTGGCGGTGACGGAGGACGCCGCGGTGGCGGAGGCGGCGGCCCTGGGCTACCCGGTGGTGGTGAAGCTGCACTCGCTCACGGTGACGCACAAGTCGGACGTGGGCGGCGTCCGGCTGGACCTCCCGGACGCGGACGCGGTGCGCGACGCCTTCCGCGACATCCGGGCGCGGCTGGAGGCGCTGGGGCAGGGGCGCGCGTTCGACGGCGTCACCGTGCAGCCCATGGCGCGGCTGGACGGGTACGAGCTCATCGTCGGCAGCAGCGTGGACGCGCAGTTCGGGCCGGTGCTGCTCTTCGGCTCGGGCGGGACGCTGGTGGAGGTGTTCCGGGACAGGGCGCTGGGGCTGCCGCCGCTGAACACGACGCTGGCGCGGCGGCTGATGGAGCAGACGCGCATCTACGAGGCGCTGAAGGGCGTGCGGGGCCGCCCGCCGGTGGACCTGGAGGCGCTGGAGCAGCTCCTGGTGCACTTCAGCCAACTGGTGGTGGAGCAGCGCTTCGTGAAGGAGGTGGACATCAACCCGCTGCTGGCCTCGCCCGAGCGCCTGCTCGCGTTGGACGCGCGCGTGGTGCTGCACCCGGCCTCGGTGACGGAGGCGGAGCTGCCGAAGCTGGCCATCGAGCCGTACCCCCAGCAGTACATGGCGCCCTTCCGGCTGCGCAGCGGCGAGGAAGTCCTGCTGCGGCCCATCCGCCCGGAGGACGAGCCGAGGATGGCGGAGTTCCACCGCACGCTGTCGGAGCAGACGGTGTTCCTGCGCTACGCGGGGCTGATGCAGCTCAGCGCGCGGGTGGCGCACGCGCGGCTGGCGCGCATCTGCTTCAACGACTACGCGCGGGAGCTGGCGCTGGTGGCCGAGCGCAAGGACGGCGAGCTGCTCGGCGTGGGCCGGCTCACGCGGCTTCGCGGGACGAAGGACGCGGAGTTCGCCATCCTCATCAGCGACCCGGTGCAGCGGCAGGGCCTGGGCGCGGAGATGCTGACGCGGCTGGTGGACATCGGCCGGGACTGGGGGATGGCGCGCATCGTCGCGGACATCCTCGCGGGGAACCGCGCCATGCAGTCCATCAGCCGGAAGCTGGGCTTCTCCATCCTCCAGCACGAGGAGCTGGCGCCGGACATGGTGAAGGCCGTGAAGGTGCTCTGA
- a CDS encoding DUF3014 domain-containing protein — MSNPDVVTKPQRRMHWGVGVAALVVLVAGVGAWLVPRRPATALPQPGMAVIPKPSHPGLAPRAEPALPSSAELDALLRTKLALASPLPEFAAWLREQDLLRRVVAVVGNVAAGDSPREVVGFLAPAGTFEARRKAGKLVIGKKSYARYDVIGKVVGSLDVGVLVSTYRDVRHLAERLHQESARPGSTFDATLHLAFEQVLAVPVIDGDVEVVPRGELFVYADPNLEGLTAAQKHLLRMGPQNLRRIQAKVREASQQLTQQASRR; from the coding sequence ATGAGCAACCCTGACGTGGTGACGAAGCCCCAGCGCCGGATGCACTGGGGTGTGGGCGTGGCGGCGCTGGTGGTGCTGGTCGCGGGCGTGGGCGCCTGGCTGGTGCCGCGGCGGCCGGCGACGGCGCTCCCGCAGCCGGGCATGGCGGTGATTCCCAAGCCGTCCCACCCCGGGCTGGCGCCGCGCGCGGAGCCGGCCCTGCCCTCCTCCGCGGAGCTGGACGCGCTGCTCCGGACGAAGCTCGCGCTGGCGTCTCCCCTGCCCGAGTTCGCCGCGTGGCTGCGGGAGCAGGACCTGCTGCGCCGCGTCGTCGCCGTGGTGGGCAACGTGGCCGCCGGTGACAGTCCCCGCGAGGTGGTCGGCTTCCTCGCCCCGGCCGGCACCTTCGAGGCGCGCCGCAAGGCCGGCAAGCTCGTCATCGGGAAGAAGAGCTACGCGCGCTACGACGTCATCGGCAAGGTGGTGGGCTCGCTCGACGTGGGCGTGCTGGTGTCCACCTACCGCGACGTGCGTCACCTGGCCGAGCGCCTCCACCAGGAGTCCGCCCGCCCCGGCAGCACCTTCGACGCCACGCTGCACCTCGCCTTCGAGCAGGTGCTCGCCGTGCCCGTCATCGACGGCGACGTGGAGGTGGTCCCCCGGGGCGAGCTGTTCGTCTACGCCGACCCGAACCTGGAGGGGCTGACGGCCGCGCAGAAGCACCTGCTGCGCATGGGGCCACAGAACCTGCGCCGCATCCAGGCCAAGGTGCGCGAGGCGTCCCAGCAGCTCACCCAGCAGGCGTCCCGCCGCTGA
- a CDS encoding DUF2378 family protein, translating into MTPSEKLVFTQTVEALFVRALENRLTPACREHLRRAGLELDQKLERAYTLEQWKEFLRIAAGHVYGGVPAEAAYYSLGERFMDAYFGTFFGRALLGVVRLAGPRRMLLRAGMGFRAGNNFSVVEIVERGPTSVELRMNDVLADLPTFAAGLLARAVELCGGWRVVSLPEEFDGTAATFHIRWSEAPAEAALTASGDDPSGASRPRA; encoded by the coding sequence ATGACTCCTTCCGAGAAGCTTGTTTTCACCCAGACCGTCGAGGCGCTCTTCGTGCGCGCCCTCGAGAACCGCCTCACCCCGGCGTGCCGCGAGCACCTGCGCCGGGCCGGGCTGGAGCTCGACCAGAAGCTGGAGCGGGCCTACACCCTGGAGCAGTGGAAGGAGTTCCTCCGCATCGCCGCGGGTCACGTCTACGGCGGCGTCCCCGCCGAGGCGGCCTACTACTCGCTGGGCGAGCGGTTCATGGACGCGTACTTCGGAACCTTCTTCGGCCGGGCCCTGCTGGGCGTGGTCCGGCTGGCCGGTCCGCGGCGGATGCTGCTGCGCGCGGGCATGGGCTTTCGCGCCGGCAACAACTTCAGTGTGGTCGAAATCGTCGAGCGGGGCCCCACTTCGGTGGAGCTGCGGATGAACGACGTGCTGGCGGACCTGCCCACCTTCGCCGCGGGCCTGCTGGCGCGCGCGGTGGAGCTGTGCGGTGGGTGGCGCGTCGTGAGCCTCCCCGAGGAGTTCGACGGCACCGCGGCCACCTTCCACATCCGCTGGTCGGAGGCCCCCGCCGAGGCGGCGCTCACGGCCTCGGGTGACGACCCGTCCGGCGCGTCCCGGCCCCGGGCGTAG